In Streptomyces canus, one DNA window encodes the following:
- the ruvC gene encoding crossover junction endodeoxyribonuclease RuvC gives MRVLGVDPGLTRCGVGVVEGIAGRPLTMIGVGVVRTSADAELGQRLVAVEQGIEQWLDEHRPECVAVERVFSQHNVRTVMGTAQASAVAMLCAARRGIPVALHTPSEVKAAVTGSGRADKAQVGAMVTRLLRLDAPPKPADAADALALAICHIWRAPAQNRLQQAVALHAATARKGRTA, from the coding sequence GTGCGCGTACTCGGGGTGGACCCCGGACTGACGCGGTGCGGTGTCGGTGTGGTCGAAGGCATCGCCGGCCGGCCGCTCACGATGATCGGCGTCGGGGTCGTACGCACGTCGGCGGACGCCGAGTTGGGGCAGCGGCTCGTCGCCGTCGAGCAGGGCATCGAGCAGTGGCTGGACGAGCACCGGCCCGAATGCGTCGCCGTGGAGCGGGTGTTCAGCCAGCACAACGTCCGTACGGTGATGGGCACCGCCCAGGCCAGCGCCGTCGCGATGCTGTGCGCCGCCCGCCGCGGCATCCCCGTCGCCCTGCACACCCCGAGCGAGGTCAAGGCCGCCGTCACCGGCAGCGGACGCGCCGACAAGGCCCAGGTCGGCGCCATGGTCACCCGCCTGCTGCGGCTCGACGCGCCGCCCAAGCCGGCCGACGCGGCCGACGCCCTCGCGCTCGCCATCTGCCACATCTGGCGCGCGCCCGCCCAGAACCGACTCCAGCAGGCCGTCGCCCTGCACGCAGCCACAGCACGGAAAGGCCGTACGGCATGA
- the ruvA gene encoding Holliday junction branch migration protein RuvA has translation MIAFVSGTVAALAPDAAVVEVGGVGMAVQCTPNTLSTLRLGKPAKLATSLVVREDSLTLYGFVDDDERQVFELLQTASGVGPRLAQSMLAVHAPDALRRAVATGDEKALIAVPGIGKKGAQKLLLELKDRLGEPIGAPAIGAPVTQGWRDQLHAALIGLGYATREADEAVTAVAPQAEAAEGTPQVGSLLKAALQTLNRAR, from the coding sequence ATGATCGCCTTTGTGAGCGGCACGGTCGCCGCACTCGCTCCCGACGCCGCCGTGGTCGAGGTCGGCGGTGTCGGCATGGCGGTGCAATGCACGCCGAACACGCTGTCGACGCTCCGCCTCGGCAAGCCCGCCAAGCTCGCCACCTCCCTCGTCGTGCGGGAGGACTCCCTCACCCTCTACGGCTTCGTCGACGACGACGAGCGCCAGGTCTTCGAACTGCTGCAGACCGCGAGCGGAGTCGGCCCGCGGCTGGCCCAGTCCATGCTGGCGGTGCACGCGCCCGACGCGCTGCGCCGAGCGGTGGCCACGGGCGACGAGAAGGCGCTCATCGCCGTGCCCGGCATCGGCAAGAAGGGCGCCCAGAAGCTGCTCCTGGAGTTGAAGGATCGACTGGGCGAGCCGATCGGCGCGCCCGCGATCGGCGCTCCGGTCACCCAGGGCTGGCGCGACCAGCTGCACGCCGCCCTGATCGGCCTCGGATACGCCACGCGCGAGGCCGACGAGGCCGTCACCGCCGTCGCCCCGCAGGCGGAGGCGGCCGAGGGCACCCCCCAGGTCGGTTCGCTGCTGAAGGCGGCCCTCCAGACCCTGAACCGCGCCCGCTGA
- the ruvB gene encoding Holliday junction branch migration DNA helicase RuvB, with amino-acid sequence MNWDDTTDATASERLVGASADREDQAVEAALRPKDLDEFIGQEKVREQLDLVLSAARARGATADHVLLSGAPGLGKTTLSMIIAAEMNAPIRITSGPAIQHAGDLAAILSSLQEGEVLFLDEIHRMSRPAEEMLYMAMEDFRVDVIVGKGPGATAIPLELPPFTLVGATTRAGLLPPPLRDRFGFTAHMEFYEPAELERVIHRSANLLDVEIGSDGAAEIAGRSRGTPRIANRLLRRVRDYAQVRADGVVTRDIAAAALKVYEVDARGLDRLDRGVLEALLKLFGGGPVGLSTLAVAVGEERETVEEVAEPFLVREGLLARTPRGRVATPAAWAHLGLTPPRSASTGNGQQDLFGT; translated from the coding sequence ATGAACTGGGACGACACCACCGACGCGACCGCCTCCGAGCGGCTCGTCGGTGCGTCCGCCGACCGTGAGGACCAGGCGGTGGAGGCCGCCCTGCGCCCCAAGGACCTGGACGAGTTCATCGGCCAGGAGAAGGTGCGCGAACAGCTCGACCTGGTGCTCAGCGCGGCACGCGCGCGGGGGGCCACCGCCGACCACGTGCTGCTCTCCGGCGCCCCCGGCCTCGGCAAGACCACCCTGTCGATGATCATCGCGGCCGAGATGAACGCCCCGATCCGGATCACCAGCGGCCCCGCCATCCAGCACGCCGGTGACCTCGCGGCGATCCTCTCCTCCCTCCAGGAGGGCGAGGTCCTCTTCCTCGACGAGATCCACCGCATGTCGCGGCCCGCCGAGGAGATGCTCTACATGGCGATGGAGGACTTCCGCGTCGACGTCATCGTCGGCAAGGGCCCCGGCGCCACCGCCATCCCGCTGGAGCTGCCCCCGTTCACGCTGGTCGGCGCCACCACGCGCGCGGGCCTGCTGCCGCCTCCGCTGCGCGACCGCTTCGGCTTCACCGCGCACATGGAGTTCTACGAACCCGCCGAGCTGGAACGCGTCATCCACCGCTCGGCCAACCTGCTCGACGTCGAGATCGGTTCCGACGGCGCCGCCGAAATCGCTGGCCGCTCCCGCGGCACGCCCCGTATCGCCAACCGTCTGCTGCGCCGGGTCCGGGACTACGCCCAGGTCAGGGCTGACGGAGTCGTCACGCGCGACATCGCCGCGGCAGCGCTCAAGGTCTACGAGGTCGACGCCCGCGGCCTCGACCGCCTCGACCGCGGAGTCCTGGAAGCCCTGCTCAAGCTCTTCGGCGGCGGCCCGGTCGGCCTGTCCACCCTCGCGGTCGCGGTGGGGGAGGAGCGCGAGACCGTCGAGGAGGTCGCCGAACCCTTCCTCGTGCGCGAGGGTCTCCTCGCCCGTACGCCCCGTGGACGGGTCGCCACTCCCGCCGCATGGGCGCATCTCGGCCTCACCCCGCCCCGCTCGGCGTCCACAGGAAACGGACAACAAGACCTGTTCGGGACGTGA
- the yajC gene encoding preprotein translocase subunit YajC: MSLVTLLPFIVLIGAMFLMTRSAKKKQQQAASMRNDMQPGSGVRTIGGMYATVKEVNEDTVLLDAGPGIDLLFAKNAIGAVLSDDEYNRIVHGIEHDLKSDSDVVPDDASSLTDTETDESADEAAAASDEKSVDLGKKDTAEEPADDAPAKADAETEAAEAKSDDEPKKTDGDSGAK; encoded by the coding sequence GTGAGTCTCGTGACCCTCCTCCCGTTCATCGTGCTCATCGGGGCCATGTTCCTGATGACCCGCTCGGCCAAGAAGAAGCAGCAGCAGGCCGCGAGCATGCGGAATGACATGCAGCCCGGCAGCGGCGTCCGCACCATCGGGGGCATGTACGCCACGGTCAAGGAGGTCAACGAGGACACGGTCCTCCTCGACGCCGGTCCCGGCATCGATCTTCTCTTCGCGAAGAACGCCATCGGTGCCGTCCTGTCCGACGACGAGTACAACCGCATCGTCCACGGCATCGAGCACGACCTGAAGTCCGACTCCGACGTCGTCCCGGACGACGCCTCCTCCCTCACCGACACCGAGACCGACGAGTCCGCCGACGAAGCTGCCGCCGCCTCCGACGAGAAGTCCGTCGACCTCGGTAAGAAGGACACGGCCGAGGAGCCCGCCGACGACGCGCCCGCCAAGGCCGACGCCGAGACCGAGGCAGCCGAGGCGAAGTCGGACGACGAGCCGAAGAAGACCGACGGCGACTCCGGCGCGAAGTAG
- the secD gene encoding protein translocase subunit SecD — protein MAAPKRGRSASAQSKPGRTLALILIAIVALTGGMFLSGHTTPRLGIDLAGGTSITLEAKADQGSALNKANMNTAVDIMNRRVNGLGVSEAEVQTQGDRNIIVNIPKGTNSKEARDQVGTTAKLYFRPVLAQDATGSGAASPSPSASGSSTASPSPSASKSGTGEKATSSSSPSASATSQGRAVTDALKADATPSASASASTSASPSAPAPSAAQAKLQAQYTALDCSKKAQRTTAGEGAKPGDTTVGCGEYNGVWFKYVLGPAAVAGTEVKKAQAVFDTQNAAGWQVNMTFNSKGAKKFADITGQLAKNTQPQNEFGIVLDGQVVSSPTVSSSIAGGNAQISGSFTQDEAQNLANMLSYGALPLSFQEQSVTTVTAALGGDQLHAGLLAGAIGLLLVVIYLVAYYRGLSLVAMASLLVSGILTYVLMALLGPAIGFALNLPAVCGAIVAIGITADSFIVYFERIRDEIREGRSLRPAVERAWPRARRTILVSDFVSFLAAAVLFIVTVGKVQGFAFTLGLTTVLDVVVVFFFTKPLMTLLARRKFFASGSKWSGLDPKSLGAKPPLRRTRRSAPVETKEA, from the coding sequence GTGGCAGCACCCAAAAGGGGCCGGAGCGCGAGTGCCCAGAGCAAGCCAGGGCGCACGCTGGCCCTGATCCTGATCGCCATCGTGGCGCTCACCGGTGGAATGTTCCTCTCCGGACACACCACCCCGCGTCTCGGCATCGACCTTGCCGGAGGCACCAGCATCACGCTGGAGGCAAAGGCCGACCAGGGGTCCGCGCTCAACAAGGCCAACATGAACACCGCGGTCGACATCATGAACCGCCGCGTCAACGGCCTGGGCGTCTCCGAGGCGGAGGTGCAGACCCAGGGTGATCGCAACATCATCGTGAACATCCCCAAGGGCACCAACTCCAAGGAGGCCCGCGACCAGGTCGGCACCACCGCCAAGCTGTACTTCCGTCCGGTCCTCGCGCAGGATGCCACCGGCAGCGGCGCGGCCTCGCCGAGCCCGTCCGCCAGCGGCTCCTCGACCGCCTCGCCGAGCCCCTCCGCGAGCAAGTCCGGAACCGGCGAGAAGGCGACCTCGTCGTCCTCCCCGTCGGCCTCCGCCACCTCGCAGGGCCGCGCCGTCACCGACGCGCTGAAGGCCGACGCCACGCCGTCGGCGTCCGCGAGCGCGTCGACCTCCGCCTCCCCGTCGGCCCCCGCTCCGTCCGCCGCCCAGGCCAAGCTCCAGGCCCAGTACACCGCCCTGGACTGCTCCAAGAAGGCGCAGCGCACCACCGCGGGCGAGGGCGCCAAGCCGGGCGACACCACCGTGGGCTGCGGCGAGTACAACGGCGTCTGGTTCAAGTACGTGCTCGGCCCGGCCGCCGTCGCCGGCACCGAGGTCAAGAAGGCCCAGGCGGTCTTCGACACCCAGAACGCCGCCGGCTGGCAGGTCAACATGACCTTCAACAGCAAGGGCGCGAAGAAGTTCGCGGACATCACGGGCCAGCTCGCGAAGAACACCCAGCCGCAGAACGAGTTCGGCATCGTCCTCGACGGCCAGGTCGTCTCCAGCCCCACCGTGAGCTCCTCGATCGCCGGCGGCAACGCCCAGATCTCCGGCAGCTTCACGCAGGACGAGGCGCAGAACCTCGCCAACATGCTGTCGTACGGCGCCCTCCCGCTCTCCTTCCAGGAGCAGAGCGTGACCACCGTGACCGCGGCGCTCGGTGGTGACCAGCTGCACGCCGGTCTGCTCGCCGGTGCCATCGGCCTCCTGCTGGTCGTGATCTACCTGGTGGCCTACTACCGGGGTCTGTCGCTCGTCGCGATGGCCTCGCTGCTGGTCTCCGGCATCCTCACCTACGTGCTCATGGCGCTGCTCGGCCCGGCCATCGGCTTCGCGCTGAACCTGCCGGCCGTGTGCGGTGCCATCGTCGCCATCGGTATCACCGCGGACTCGTTCATCGTGTACTTCGAACGCATAAGGGACGAGATCCGCGAGGGACGCTCGCTGCGCCCCGCCGTCGAGCGGGCCTGGCCGCGTGCCCGGCGCACCATCCTGGTCTCCGACTTCGTGTCGTTCCTTGCCGCCGCGGTGCTGTTCATCGTGACGGTCGGCAAGGTCCAGGGCTTCGCGTTCACGCTCGGTCTGACCACCGTGCTCGACGTCGTCGTGGTCTTCTTCTTCACCAAGCCGCTGATGACGCTGCTGGCCCGTCGGAAGTTCTTCGCGAGCGGCAGCAAGTGGTCCGGCCTCGACCCGAAGAGTCTGGGTGCCAAGCCGCCGCTGCGCCGCACCCGCCGTTCCGCCCCCGTTGAGACGAAGGAGGCGTGA
- the secF gene encoding protein translocase subunit SecF, with the protein MSKLGNLGARLHRGEISYDFIGHRKLWYGISILITITAILGLAVRGLNMGIDFQGGAVFTTEKTSVSVSQAEDFAKEASGHDAVVQKLGNNTLRIQIAGMDTKQSDQIKTDLAKDFKVDPETIAADLVGPSWGDQIANKAWQGLAIFMVLVVIYLAIAFEWRMAIAALVALIHDITITVGIYALVGFEVTPGTVIGLLTILGYSLYDTVVVFDSLKEQTKDITKQNRWTYSDIANRSINGTLVRSINTTVVALLPVAGLLFIGGGFLGAGTLNDISLSLFVGLAAGAYSSIFIATPLVADLKEREPAMKALRKRVLAKRAQASVEEEVADARPVSDDPDDDAAPAVVGPRTQPASRGRGRGRPSGKRR; encoded by the coding sequence ATGTCGAAACTCGGCAATCTCGGCGCCCGACTGCACCGTGGCGAGATCAGCTACGACTTCATCGGTCACCGCAAGCTCTGGTACGGCATCTCGATCCTGATCACCATCACGGCGATCCTGGGCCTCGCGGTACGCGGCCTCAACATGGGCATCGACTTCCAGGGCGGCGCGGTCTTCACCACCGAGAAGACCAGCGTCTCGGTCTCCCAGGCCGAGGACTTCGCGAAGGAGGCCTCCGGCCACGACGCCGTCGTGCAGAAGCTCGGCAACAACACGCTGCGCATCCAGATCGCCGGCATGGACACCAAGCAGTCCGACCAGATCAAGACGGACCTGGCCAAGGACTTCAAGGTCGACCCGGAGACCATCGCCGCCGACCTGGTCGGACCCAGCTGGGGCGACCAGATCGCCAACAAGGCCTGGCAGGGTCTGGCGATCTTCATGGTCCTCGTCGTGATCTATCTGGCGATCGCCTTCGAATGGCGCATGGCCATCGCGGCGCTCGTCGCCCTGATCCACGACATCACCATCACCGTCGGCATCTACGCCCTCGTCGGCTTCGAGGTCACGCCGGGCACGGTGATCGGTCTGCTGACCATCCTCGGTTACTCGCTCTACGACACGGTGGTCGTCTTCGACTCCCTCAAGGAGCAGACCAAGGACATCACCAAGCAGAACCGCTGGACCTACAGCGACATCGCCAACCGCTCGATCAACGGCACCCTGGTCCGTTCGATCAACACCACGGTGGTCGCGCTGCTTCCGGTGGCGGGTCTGCTGTTCATCGGTGGCGGTTTCCTCGGCGCGGGCACGCTCAACGACATCTCGCTGTCGCTGTTCGTCGGTCTCGCCGCCGGTGCGTACTCCTCGATCTTCATCGCCACACCGCTCGTCGCCGACCTCAAGGAGCGCGAGCCGGCGATGAAGGCCCTCAGGAAGCGGGTCCTGGCCAAGCGTGCCCAGGCGTCCGTCGAGGAGGAGGTGGCCGACGCGCGTCCCGTCTCCGACGATCCGGACGACGACGCCGCCCCCGCGGTCGTCGGTCCGCGCACCCAGCCCGCGTCCCGGGGCCGGGGCCGTGGCCGTCCTTCGGGGAAGCGCCGATGA
- a CDS encoding adenine phosphoribosyltransferase, with the protein MTELTDITALLLSRIRDVADYPEPGVMFKDITPLLADPAAFSALTDALAVVAANTGATKVVGLEARGFILGAPVAIRAGLGFIPVRKAGKLPGATLSQAYDLEYGSAEIEVHAEDLSADDRILIVDDVLATGGTAEASIELIRRAGAEVAGLAVLMELGFLGGRARLEPALAGAPLESLLKV; encoded by the coding sequence ATGACCGAACTCACCGACATCACGGCGTTGCTGCTCAGCCGTATCCGTGATGTGGCCGACTATCCGGAGCCGGGGGTGATGTTCAAGGACATCACTCCGCTCCTGGCGGACCCTGCGGCGTTCTCGGCGCTCACCGACGCTCTGGCGGTGGTCGCGGCGAACACCGGCGCCACGAAGGTCGTCGGCCTGGAGGCCCGGGGCTTCATCCTCGGCGCCCCGGTCGCGATCCGCGCGGGCCTCGGCTTCATCCCCGTCCGCAAGGCGGGCAAGCTCCCCGGGGCGACCCTCAGCCAGGCGTACGACCTGGAGTACGGCTCGGCGGAGATCGAGGTGCACGCGGAGGATCTGTCCGCCGACGACCGCATCCTGATCGTCGACGACGTCCTGGCCACCGGCGGCACCGCCGAGGCCTCGATCGAGCTGATCCGCCGGGCGGGCGCCGAGGTCGCCGGCCTCGCGGTCCTGATGGAACTGGGCTTCCTGGGCGGCCGGGCCCGCCTGGAGCCGGCCCTGGCCGGAGCCCCCCTGGAGTCACTCCTCAAGGTTTGA
- a CDS encoding bifunctional (p)ppGpp synthetase/guanosine-3',5'-bis(diphosphate) 3'-pyrophosphohydrolase, whose product MPDEAQPLTAAKPEPASAPAAKPAPDAKSATNDARGPVEHAQSAPVEKPAEPPRPKPAAPEHSTSATPAARPNAGQPARTGSSNRVRARLARLGVQRSNPYNPVLEPLLRIVRSNDPKIETATLRQIEKAYQVAERWHRGQKRKSGDPYITHPLAVTTILAELGMDPATLMAGLLHDTVEDTEYGLDQLRRDFGDSVALLVDGVTKLDKVKFGEAAQAETVRKMVVAMAKDPRVLVIKLADRLHNMRTMRYLKREKQEKKARETLEIYAPLAHRLGMNTIKWELEDLAFAILYPKMYDEIVRLVAERAPKRDEYLAIVTDEVQSDLRAARIKATVTGRPKHYYSVYQKMIVRGRDFAEIYDLVGIRVLVDTVRDCYAALGTVHARWNPVPGRFKDYIAMPKFNMYQSLHTTVIGPNGKPVELQIRTFDMHRRAEYGIAAHWKYKQEAVAGTSKVRSDQPRTTGKDDHLNDMAWLRQLLDWQKETEDPGEFLESLRFDLSRNEVFVFTPKGDVIALPAGATPVDFSYAVHTEVGHRTIGARVNGRLVPLESTLDNGDLVEVFTSKAPGAGPSRDWLNFVKSPRARNKIRAWFSKERRDEAIEQGKDAIVRAMRKQNLPIQRILTGDSLVTLAHEMRYSDISALYAAIGEGHVSAQNIVQKLVSALGGEEAATEEIDEAVPPSRGRRKRRSNADPGVVVKGVDDVWVKLARCCTPVPGDPIIGFVTRGSGVSVHRSDCVNVESLSREPERILEVEWAPTQSSVFLVAIQVEALDRSRLLSDVTRVLSDQHVNILSAAVQTSRDRVATSRFTFEMGDPKHLGHVLKAVRGVEGVYDVYRVTSARNRS is encoded by the coding sequence TTGCCAGACGAGGCCCAGCCACTTACCGCCGCCAAGCCCGAGCCCGCCTCGGCGCCCGCGGCCAAGCCCGCGCCGGACGCGAAGAGCGCGACGAACGACGCCCGCGGGCCGGTCGAGCACGCCCAGTCGGCGCCCGTCGAGAAGCCGGCCGAACCGCCCCGGCCCAAGCCCGCCGCTCCCGAGCACTCCACATCGGCGACCCCCGCGGCCCGTCCGAACGCGGGCCAGCCCGCCCGTACCGGCTCCTCCAACCGCGTCCGCGCCCGTCTCGCCCGCCTCGGCGTCCAGCGCTCCAACCCGTACAACCCGGTCCTGGAGCCCCTGCTGCGGATAGTGCGCAGCAACGACCCGAAGATCGAGACCGCGACACTGCGCCAGATCGAGAAGGCCTACCAGGTCGCCGAGCGCTGGCACCGCGGCCAGAAGCGCAAGAGCGGCGACCCGTACATCACCCACCCCCTCGCGGTGACCACGATCCTCGCCGAGCTCGGCATGGACCCGGCCACCCTCATGGCGGGCCTGCTGCACGACACCGTCGAGGACACCGAGTACGGCCTCGACCAGCTCCGGCGCGACTTCGGCGACTCCGTCGCCCTGCTCGTCGACGGCGTCACCAAGCTGGACAAGGTCAAGTTCGGCGAGGCCGCGCAGGCGGAGACCGTGCGCAAGATGGTCGTGGCCATGGCCAAGGACCCGCGCGTCCTGGTCATCAAGCTCGCCGACCGCCTGCACAACATGCGCACCATGCGCTATCTCAAGCGCGAGAAGCAGGAGAAGAAGGCGCGCGAGACGCTGGAGATCTACGCTCCGCTCGCCCACCGCCTCGGCATGAACACCATCAAGTGGGAGCTGGAGGACCTCGCCTTCGCGATCCTCTACCCCAAGATGTACGACGAGATCGTACGGCTGGTGGCCGAGCGGGCGCCCAAGCGTGACGAGTACCTGGCCATAGTGACCGACGAGGTGCAGTCCGACCTGCGCGCGGCCCGGATCAAGGCCACCGTCACCGGGCGACCGAAGCACTACTACAGCGTCTACCAGAAGATGATCGTCCGCGGCCGCGACTTCGCGGAGATCTACGACCTGGTCGGCATCCGAGTCCTCGTCGACACCGTCCGCGACTGTTACGCCGCCCTCGGCACCGTGCACGCGCGATGGAATCCGGTCCCCGGCCGGTTCAAGGACTACATCGCGATGCCCAAGTTCAACATGTACCAGTCGCTGCACACCACGGTCATCGGCCCGAACGGCAAGCCGGTCGAACTCCAGATCCGTACGTTCGACATGCACCGCCGCGCCGAGTACGGCATCGCCGCGCACTGGAAGTACAAGCAGGAGGCCGTCGCCGGTACCTCCAAGGTGCGCTCGGACCAGCCGCGGACCACCGGCAAGGACGACCACCTCAACGACATGGCGTGGCTGCGCCAGCTCCTGGACTGGCAGAAGGAGACCGAGGACCCCGGCGAGTTCCTGGAGTCCCTGCGCTTCGACCTCTCCCGCAACGAGGTCTTCGTCTTCACCCCCAAGGGCGACGTCATAGCGCTGCCGGCCGGTGCCACACCGGTGGACTTCTCCTACGCGGTGCACACCGAGGTGGGCCACCGCACCATAGGAGCCCGGGTCAACGGCCGTCTCGTACCGCTGGAATCGACCCTGGACAACGGCGACCTCGTCGAAGTCTTCACGTCCAAGGCACCCGGTGCCGGTCCGTCCCGGGACTGGCTGAACTTCGTGAAGTCGCCGCGGGCGCGCAACAAGATCCGCGCCTGGTTCTCCAAGGAGCGCCGCGACGAGGCGATCGAGCAGGGCAAGGACGCCATCGTCCGCGCGATGCGCAAACAGAACCTGCCGATCCAGCGCATCCTCACCGGCGACTCGCTCGTCACGCTCGCGCACGAGATGCGGTACTCCGACATCTCCGCCCTGTACGCGGCGATCGGCGAGGGGCATGTCTCCGCGCAGAACATCGTGCAGAAACTCGTCTCCGCGCTCGGCGGCGAGGAGGCGGCCACCGAGGAGATCGACGAGGCGGTCCCGCCGAGCCGCGGCCGTCGCAAGCGGCGCTCCAACGCCGACCCGGGCGTCGTCGTCAAGGGCGTCGACGACGTGTGGGTCAAGCTGGCCCGCTGTTGCACACCCGTCCCGGGCGACCCGATCATCGGCTTCGTCACCCGCGGTAGTGGCGTATCGGTTCACCGCAGCGACTGTGTCAACGTGGAGTCACTGTCCCGCGAGCCCGAGCGCATCCTCGAGGTCGAGTGGGCGCCCACGCAGTCCTCGGTCTTCCTGGTCGCCATCCAGGTCGAGGCCCTGGACCGCTCCCGGCTCCTCTCGGACGTCACCCGCGTCCTGTCCGACCAGCACGTCAACATCCTCTCCGCGGCCGTCCAGACCTCCCGCGACCGCGTCGCCACCTCCCGCTTCACCTTCGAGATGGGCGACCCGAAGCACCTCGGTCACGTCCTGAAGGCGGTCAGGGGAGTCGAGGGCGTGTACGACGTGTACCGCGTGACCTCGGCGCGGAACCGGTCGTAG
- a CDS encoding DUF349 domain-containing protein, with amino-acid sequence MSSDPWGRVDETGTVYVRTADGEQVVGSWQAGSPEEALAYFERKYEGLVVEIGLLEKRVKTTDLSAKDAQAAIDHIREQVDAHHAVGDLDALKVRLDKLVETVDKRREERKQQRAKQSDEARHAKEALVVEAEELAQSDQWRAAGERLRALVDTWKGLPRLDRKSDDELWHRFSHARSAFSKRRKAHFASLDAQREDARRTKERLVGEAEALSGSTDWGPTAARYRELMAEWKAAGRAQREHEDDLWNRFRGAQDVFFAARSSVFAERDAEQTENLKLKEELAEEAEKLLPIGDLKSARAAFRAINERWEAIGHVPRDARPKVEGRMHTVERALQEAEETEWRRTNPEARARAAGLTGQLQAAVDKLRGQIDQARAQGNNARADKLERELEGRQALLDQALKGLQEFGG; translated from the coding sequence GTGAGCAGCGACCCGTGGGGCCGCGTCGACGAGACGGGGACCGTGTACGTGCGTACGGCCGACGGCGAGCAGGTCGTCGGTTCCTGGCAGGCCGGCTCCCCCGAGGAAGCCCTGGCCTACTTCGAGCGCAAGTACGAGGGCCTGGTTGTCGAGATCGGCCTCCTCGAGAAGCGAGTGAAGACCACCGACCTGTCGGCGAAGGACGCTCAGGCGGCCATCGACCACATCCGCGAGCAGGTCGACGCGCATCACGCGGTCGGCGACCTGGACGCGCTCAAGGTGCGGTTGGACAAGCTCGTGGAGACCGTCGACAAGCGCCGCGAGGAGCGCAAGCAGCAGCGCGCGAAGCAGTCCGACGAGGCCCGGCACGCCAAGGAGGCGCTGGTCGTCGAGGCGGAGGAGCTGGCCCAGTCCGACCAGTGGCGGGCCGCCGGTGAGCGGCTGCGCGCGCTGGTGGACACCTGGAAGGGTCTGCCGCGCCTGGACCGCAAGTCGGACGACGAGCTGTGGCACCGCTTCTCGCACGCGCGCTCGGCGTTCTCCAAGCGCCGCAAGGCCCACTTCGCGTCGCTGGACGCGCAGCGCGAGGACGCCCGCAGGACCAAGGAGCGCCTGGTCGGCGAGGCCGAGGCACTGTCCGGGTCGACGGACTGGGGTCCGACGGCCGCGCGCTACCGCGAGCTGATGGCCGAGTGGAAGGCGGCCGGCCGCGCCCAGCGCGAGCACGAGGACGACCTGTGGAACCGCTTCCGCGGCGCCCAGGACGTGTTCTTCGCCGCCCGCAGCTCGGTCTTCGCCGAGCGGGACGCCGAGCAGACCGAGAACCTCAAGCTGAAGGAGGAGCTGGCCGAGGAGGCCGAGAAGCTCCTGCCGATCGGCGACCTGAAGAGCGCACGCGCCGCCTTCCGCGCGATCAACGAGCGCTGGGAGGCCATCGGTCACGTCCCTCGGGACGCCCGTCCTAAGGTCGAGGGCCGGATGCACACCGTCGAGCGCGCCCTCCAGGAGGCCGAGGAGACCGAGTGGCGCCGGACCAACCCGGAGGCACGCGCGCGTGCCGCGGGTCTGACCGGCCAGCTCCAGGCCGCTGTGGACAAGCTCAGGGGCCAGATCGACCAGGCACGCGCCCAGGGCAACAACGCCAGGGCCGACAAGCTGGAGCGTGAGCTGGAGGGCCGCCAGGCGCTCCTGGACCAGGCGCTCAAGGGTCTCCAGGAGTTCGGCGGCTGA